A part of Primulina eburnea isolate SZY01 chromosome 10, ASM2296580v1, whole genome shotgun sequence genomic DNA contains:
- the LOC140842526 gene encoding uncharacterized protein: MEVCVPYTPSAQDKSDDGGSAADPWLRDYCNLRDVSVNDLETCLSEFLNIEDNKPSTSSFHQFAEKNGTCNVVREDKQDGFDKKNSYGSASEKCLSKSDTFPLPGEPKSSVDGLLVGIGKQEDIITVEGSEPNGCGKFVSYSQSILLPKSSKIVSAMKGSREMQGIETKKLSVTWAPDVYDPVPTAASRVPSNKNQRYRNHGKSYGKNKLKGGGKSSRDRSVKDKKQVHKNNGGNKVKPIRDNRLVGFSKPVTDIEILMSGVHTPAVEVVF; encoded by the exons ATGGAAGTTTGTGTTCCATATACACCATCTGCTCAAGATAAAAGCGATGATGGGGGTTCTGCTGCAGATCCATGGCTCCGGGATTACTGCAACTTAAGGGATGTTTCAGTGAATGACCTCGAGACGTGTTTGAGTGAATTTCTTAACATTGAGGACAATAAACCATCAACTAGTAGCTTCCACCAATTTGCTGAAAAGAATGGTACTTGCAATGTGGTAAGGGAAGACAAGCAAGAtggttttgataaaaaaaattcctaTGGTTCAGCATCTGAGAAATGCTTAAGCAAATCTGATACATTTCCGCTTCCTGGTGAACCTAAATCCTCTGTAGATGGATTGTTGGTTGGAATAGGAAAGCAGGAGGACATTATAACTGTTGAAGGCTCTGAACCAAATGGCTGTGGTAAATTTGTTAGCTATTCACAATCCATATTGCTACCT AAATCGTCAAAGATTGTATCTGCCATGAAAGGTAGCCGTGAAATGCAGGGTATTGAAACTAAGAAGCTCTCTGTGACCTGGGCCCCTGATGTCTATGATCCAGTTCCAACAGCAGCATCACGTGTTCCATCAAACAAGAATCAACGCTATCGCAATCATGGCAAGAGTTATGGGAAGAACAAGCTGAAGGGAGGAGGTAAATCTTCACGAGACAGAAGTgtcaaagacaagaaacaagTTCATAAAAACAATGGGGGTAACAAGGTTAAGCCTATACGCGATAACAGATTGGTCGGTTTTAGCAAGCCTGTGACGGATATTGAAATTTTAATGTCTGGAGTCCATACCCCAGCCGTGGAAGTAGTTTTCTGA
- the LOC140842527 gene encoding histone H2A-like produces the protein MKGAGGRKGGGPKKKPVSRSLKAGLQFPVGRIGRYLKKGRYSQRVGTGAPVYMAAVLEYLAAEVLELAGNAARDNKKNRIIPRHVLLAVRNDEELGKLLAGVTIAYGGVLPNINPVLLQKKSEKVAEKAPKSPSKAKKSPKKA, from the exons ATGAAAGGAGCAGGTGGAAGAAAGGGCGGCGGTCCGAAGAAGAAACCGGTGTCGCGGTCGTTGAAAGCCGGCCTGCAGTTCCCGGTTGGCAGAATCGGTCGGTATTTGAAGAAGGGACGATACTCTCAGCGGGTGGGGACCGGGGCGCCGGTTTACATGGCTGCTGTGCTTGAGTACCTCGCTGCCGAG GTTCTGGAGTTGGCTGGAAATGCAGCAAGAGACAACAAGAAGAATAGGATCATACCAAGGCATGTTCTTCTTGCTGTGAGGAATGACGAAGAACTAGGGAAACTTCTAGCTGGAGTCACGATAGCATATGGTGGAGTGTTGCCGAACATTAACCCCGTCCTTCTACAGAAGAAGTCAGAGAAGGTAGCTGAGAAGGCCCCCAAATCTCCGTCGAAGGCCAAGAAATCACCCAAGAAAGCTTAA
- the LOC140842528 gene encoding ras-related protein RABE1c-like isoform X1, with protein MAAPPARARADYDYLIKLLLIGDSGVGKSCLLLRFSDGSFTTSFITTIGIDFKIRTIELDGKRIKLQIWDTAGQERFRTITTAYYRGAMGILLVYDVTDESSFNNIRNWIRNIEQHASDNVNKILVGNKADMDESKRAVPTSKGQALADEYGIKFFETSAKTNMNVEEVFFSIARDIKQRLAETDSKAEPQTIRITQPDQSAGAAQATQRSACCGS; from the exons ATGGCTGCTCCACCCGCCAGAGCTCGGGCTGATTATGATTATCTTATTAAGCTTCTATTGATCGGTGACAGCG GTGTGGGTAAGAGTTGCCTTCTTCTACGTTTTTCCGATGGTTCTTTCACCACAAGTTTCATCACCACCATTGG CATTGATTTCAAGATAAGGACTATCGAGCTTGATGGGAAAAGAATCAAGTTGCAAATTTGGGATACTGCTGGACAAGAGCGATTTCGTACAATCACAACTG CTTATTACCGAGGAGCAATGGGCATACTGCTGGTGTATGATGTGACCGATGAGTCATCTTTCAACA ACATTCGGAATTGGATCAGAAACATTGAACAGCATGCCTCCGACAATGTCAACAAGATATTAGTGGGAAACAAGGCTGATATGGATGAAAGTAAAAGG GCCGTTCCTACATCCAAGGGTCAAGCACTTGCTGATGAGTACGGAATCAAATTCTTTGAGACT AGCGCGAAAACGAACATGAACGTGGAGGAAGTGTTCTTCTCAATAGCCAGGGACATAAAGCAAAGACTTGCTGAAACTGACTCAAAGGCTGAG CCCCAAACTATAAGAATCACCCAGCCAGACCAGTCGGCAGGAGCAGCGCAAGCCACCCAAAGATCAGCTTGCTGTGGTTCTTGA
- the LOC140842528 gene encoding ras-related protein RAB1BV-like isoform X2, with the protein MAAPPARARADYDYLIKLLLIGDSGVGKSCLLLRFSDGSFTTSFITTIGIDFKIRTIELDGKRIKLQIWDTAGQERFRTITTAYYRGAMGILLVYDVTDESSFNNIRNWIRNIEQHASDNVNKILVGNKADMDESKRVCLLCFCFSLFLHMYLSIYINCLCLNLCSLLAHFPMV; encoded by the exons ATGGCTGCTCCACCCGCCAGAGCTCGGGCTGATTATGATTATCTTATTAAGCTTCTATTGATCGGTGACAGCG GTGTGGGTAAGAGTTGCCTTCTTCTACGTTTTTCCGATGGTTCTTTCACCACAAGTTTCATCACCACCATTGG CATTGATTTCAAGATAAGGACTATCGAGCTTGATGGGAAAAGAATCAAGTTGCAAATTTGGGATACTGCTGGACAAGAGCGATTTCGTACAATCACAACTG CTTATTACCGAGGAGCAATGGGCATACTGCTGGTGTATGATGTGACCGATGAGTCATCTTTCAACA ACATTCGGAATTGGATCAGAAACATTGAACAGCATGCCTCCGACAATGTCAACAAGATATTAGTGGGAAACAAGGCTGATATGGATGAAAGTAAAAGGGTCTGCCTTCTCTGTTTCTGTTTCTCTCTCTTTCTACACAtg tatctatctatctatattAACTGTTTATGCTTAAATTTATGTTCTCTGTTAGCCCA TTTTCCCATGGTTTAG
- the LOC140842529 gene encoding WAT1-related protein At2g37460-like: MKFQVPDGKTHLLFQKAKPFLGVIFLQAGLAGMDIISKAALNEGMSNYVFVVYRHVVATIVISPFALALDKKVRPKMTTSIFAKIMLLSLLEPVIDQNLYFMGMKYTTATFAAAMANVLPAITFFMAYLFRLEKIRLMSIRSQAKIIGTLATVAGAMIMTLVGGPHIGVPWTKEGSGHAHQQSQINLQHSIKGAIMITTGCFSWACFMILQAIVLKTYPAELSLTAWICLLGTVEGAALALVMEKDKSAAWSIAWDTKFLAAVYSGIFCSGIAYYVQGVVMKERGPVFVTAFSPLSMVIVAGLSSVILSEQMYLGRVAGAVVIVIGLYLVVWGKKKDYEPHFVVEQESLSIKQSENLNEHGDGSSNLEVVTTNVLSEEAAIPRDEHVNNTKSPRTWSFYVFCCICLHPSNVTGSK, encoded by the exons ATGAAATTTCAAGTACCAGATGGGAAAACCCACCTTTTGTTCCAGAAGGCAAAACCATTCCTAGGTGTAATTTTCCTGCAAGCTGGGTTGGCGGGCATGGACATCATCTCCAAAGCTGCATTGAACGAAGGAATGAGCAATTATGTGTTCGTGGTTTATCGGCATGTCGTTGCCACCATTGTCATTTCCCCTTTCGCACTTGCTCTAGACAA GAAAGTAAGGCCAAAGATGACTACCTCGATATTTGCCAAGATCATGCTTCTCAGTCTTCTGGA GCCAGTCATAGATCAAAATCTTTACTTCATGGGAATGAAATACACGACAGCAACTTTTGCGGCTGCTATGGCAAATGTTCTACCTGCCATTACTTTCTTCATGGCTTACTTATTCAG GCTTGAGAAGATAAGATTAATGAGCATCCGCAGCCAAGCAAAGATAATAGGAACTTTAGCTACCGTTGCGGGAGCCATGATCATGACCTTGGTAGGAGGCCCGCATATTGGTGTGCCATGGACGAAAGAAGGAAGCGGACATGCACATCAACAaagtcaaataaatcttcagcaTTCAATCAAGGGTGCCATCATGATCACGACTGGATGTTTTAGTTGGGCTTGCTTCATGATATTGCAG GCAATTGTCTTGAAAACGTACCCTGCTGAACTCTCTCTCACTGCTTGGATATGCCTTTTGGGAACTGTGGAGGGAGCGGCTTTAGCACTTGTTATGGAGAAAGATAAGTCAGCAGCTTGGTCCATAGCATGGGATACTAAGTTTCTTGCAGCTGTATACAGT GGTATATTCTGTTCCGGTATTGCTTATTACGTCCAGGGAGTGGTAATGAAAGAGAGAGGTCCGGTTTTCGTGACTGCATTCAGCCCGTTGAGCATGGTTATTGTTGCTGGCCTCAGCTCTGTCATCCTGTCCGAGCAAATGTATTTGGGAAG AGTCGCCGGTGCAGTCGTCATAGTAATCGGCCTTTATTTAGTTGTGTGGGGGAAAAAGAAAGACTACGAGCCCCATTTCGTCGTGGAACAGGAATCCTTATCAATCAAGCAAAGTGAAAATTTGAATGAACATGGCGATGGGAGTTCAAATTTGGAAGTTGTCACCACCAATGTTCTATCCGAAGAGGCAGCCATTCCACGAGACGAACACGTTAACAACACTAAATCCCCCCGAACATGGAGTTTTTACGTTTTCTGCTGCATCTGTTTGCATCCCAGTAATGTAACAGGGTCTAAATGA
- the LOC140842531 gene encoding uncharacterized protein, with amino-acid sequence MASASTAVEGGEVTATVAETAAKVPRRFPPPCWTQEETLVLIDAYRERWYALRRGYLRTADWDAVAETVANRCPDATTAKTSAQCRHKMEKLRQRYRAEKQRSVTYPYPAGRFFSSWFFFDYMEAMENGTTPPAEAQKSGNSGDGPDPNPYPDQNSLKLKLKSKNSTDSSPDIGFYSGVKPNKFNPDTKISNCYPSYLEEEDMPPHENPVNSRSRKPMNGIPKNFPKNVDFGNGFHQEMLPPGLRGKKIEKNSNEEYWGNSFVAPSYRAAATSGLKRGRDAVEEMVESINILGEGYMKMERAKMEMARELEGIRREMEMKRNEMILESQKKIVDAFVKGLFEMKRIKKTDADAEEKSI; translated from the coding sequence ATGGCATCCGCCTCAACCGCAGTCGAAGGTGGGGAAGTAACGGCCACGGTTGCTGAGACGGCCGCGAAGGTTCCCCGGAGATTCCCACCTCCGTGCTGGACCCAAGAAGAAACATTGGTTCTGATCGATGCCTACCGCGAGAGATGGTACGCCCTCCGCCGAGGGTACCTCCGCACGGCGGACTGGGATGCAGTGGCGGAAACCGTGGCCAACCGCTGCCCGGATGCCACGACGGCAAAGACATCGGCGCAGTGCCGCCACAAGATGGAGAAGCTCCGCCAGCGTTACCGTGCAGAGAAACAACGCTCTGTCACCTACCCTTACCCCGCCGGACGCTTCTTCTCTTCTTGGTTTTTCTTCGATTACATGGAAGCTATGGAGAACGGAACCACCCCTCCGGCGGAAGCTCAGAAATCGGGGAATTCCGGTGATGGGCCTGACCCTAATCCTTATCCCGATCAGAATTCCTTGAAGCTGAAGCTTAAATCCAAGAATTCTACCGATTCGAGTCCTGATATTGGATTTTACAGTGGTGTCAAGCCGAATAAGTTCAATCCAGACACCAAGATTTCGAATTGTTATCCTTCATACCTGGAAGAAGAGGACATGCCTCCGCATGAAAATCCCGTAAATTCCCGATCAAGAAAGCCAATGAATGGAATCCCCAAAAATTTCCCCAAAAACGTAGATTTCGGCAACGGGTTCCATCAAGAAATGCTTCCACCAGGATTAAGAGGCaaaaaaattgagaaaaatTCAAATGAAGAATATTGGGGCAATAGCTTTGTTGCTCCAAGTTACAGAGCTGCGGCCACCAGTGGGTTAAAGCGGGGAAGAGATGCGGTGGAGGAGATGGTAGAATCTATCAATATCTTGGGGGAAGGGTACATGAAAATGGAAAGGGCAAAGATGGAGATGGCCAGGGAATTGGAGGGGATTCGAAGGGAAATGGAGATGAAGAGGAATGAAATGATACTGGAATCACAGAAAAAGATAGTCGATGCATTTGTTAAAGGGTTGTTCGAGATGAAGAGGATCAAGAAAACAGACGCAGACGCAGAAGAGAAATCTATTTGA